The DNA sequence CATGACGGGGCTACGTCGGTAGGGGTCGGGGAGAACCAACTTCGTAAACCGTCTGCCATCCGATGTCTGAACGATAAAATTCGTACCCCCCAGGTAATCGCTGCCCAGCAACACCGTGTTGTCAGTTTCAACCATGGACGTGTAGCCACCCGTCTGGTGGTGGTATTTATTGAGCAGCCGCCAGCCGGCTTTTCGCTGGCTGCCCTGCTTGTTGAAATGGGCCAGCGAGGCATTCATCCATACCTGCTTTTTATTATCCCCATCGGTCAGGAAAATCGCGTTCAGACGGGTGCAGTATTTAACCAGGTGAATGTGTTTATTGACCCCCTGCTGCTTTAGAAAGTCGGCGGTTCGCCAGGTGTCCCCGCCATCGGTTGAATGATACAGGTAAGCCAGATTTTGCCAGGCCCGCCCGTGCCAGATTGACCCGTATTCGCCAATCAGCAGGGTGTTGTCGGGTAGTTCGGTCATACCGTTGTTGAACAGGAAATAGCTGACGGGTGTGGAGAGGTGCAGCACTATTCGGAACGATACCCCCAGGTCGTCACTTTTGTAGATCGTCCCGTTCGAGCAGACAAACAGCGAGTGGCTCCGGCTGATGAACAACGATGTGATGGCATAGGGAAAAGTTTGGATTGGCGTTGCCGACTCGCTTTGGTCGATGCTCCGGTAGAGTGTTTCCGGGTGGGAGAAACAACACCCCCAAAGCGTTCCGTCGGTCGTTTCAGCGCAGAATTTCCAGTCAATGGATACTGGTTTGAGTTGTAACCCCTGCTGAACCAGAAACAGCGAACTGTCTGCGTCATGGATCAAACTGGTGCTGTCTCCGGCGAGAGACAGATAAGCATTATCAGTGAAGGTCAGGTACCGTTTGCCCAGTTGATAGAGCCGAATCCGGTGGTTCACTTCCCAGAGTACGAACGAGCAAAGCTCCCGGAGTTTGCCGACCCGGTAAATATCGACCATAAACAGCCAGGCATATTTTACCCAATAGGGACTCGGTCGCTTCAGCAGCGAAAAGTATTTGGAGGAAACGTCCATGAAGAATTAACGAAACACGAGACATACCCGAGCTACCCTGAACAGGTAGCCCGGATGTGGCTGGCGGTATGGATAGAAACAGAATAGGCGTGATCAGGCAGGTTGCCGGGGTACTGTTCGGTTGGCTACCAGCGTATACATGAGCTTGGTGGCATTATGCTCGGCAAAAAACTGCTTGTGGTAACTGATTTTTATATCGCCGAAGCCCAGTACGGACAGGAATTGTTCCAGTAATTCCGGGGTGAGGTGCCACCAGGTTTCTTCGGGATGGCCGATGGAGGTGATAGGCCGGAAAATCATGGAGGGGCCGAGTAACTTATGCCGGATTTTCCGGACGGTGCCTGTGCTTAACCAGCTGAAAAGGCTATTGATGATTTTCTGCCGGTTGTTATCGAGAATTTCCGTGATGACAATCGTTTCTCTGGTGATGCGGGCGGCTTGCTGCAGCGCCAGGAAAGGGTCACGCACATGGAGCAGGATACTGCCGAAAGTGCTGACATCGACCAGCCCGACCGACTCGGGAATGGCATACACCGTTCCATGAACCAGTTGCGCTTTGGAGTTCAGGAGTGAATGGCTCAGGTGGTAGGCGTTGTTGAGCTTCCGGAGGTGATTTTTCCGCATGGGCGACCAGGCCGCGCCATCTTTGTGCGCGTAGGGAACCATGTCCCAGTCAAGGTCGGGCGACAGGTCGTAGCTGATCACCGACGCGCCTTTCTTTTCCATATGGAAGGAGAGGAAACCGTTTGCCGCGCCTACTTCGAGAACGCGCTTGTCACGAAGGTCGACGTGCCCAATGTAGTCGTCGGCAAAGGCGCGCAGATCCCATTCGCCTTTCATCTCGCCGAGGCCGGGCAGATCGATGGTGTGGTAGAAATAATAGTCGTCGGGGTTAATCTGGGCTGGATGGTTGGCTGGTTGTGGTGCACTCATGGGTGTGGTTGTTGGGTTGAAAAAAAGGATGGATAGACGTGGAACGTAGGTTGTGGTACTGTGGGACTGGTTTGCCGGATACTTGCTGCCGCTGTCGGGTATATATAGGCGTGGGTTTAAAAAGGTGAGTGGATAGAACGATTTATGGGTGATTATTTTTGGCAGGCTAACGCCGGCATTTCACCGGGACGCTGGTACTGATAAAATAGTTGATCTATTAGTGTAGTATTGTGACAAATGTCGGCTGTCGATTCCGGCTCCGTTTGTCTGGTTGGGACTTCTGTTTGTCAATTGGGGACATTACCGGCCGCTCAGTAAATAGTATGAAAAAAGCCGCGATCCGGTATGGCCGGCGCGGCTTGTAAAGAGGATCTGTTTCCCCTACTGATCTGCGGAATATCGATGAAATTTCTCCGGTACTACGTAATCGTGTCCCAGAGCAGATAGGCGTTAAGGGAAATAATAATGACCGCTACGGTCCAGGAGAGAATCCGAACCCAGGCGGGGTTGACAAAGCGCCCCATCTTGTATTTGTCGCTCGTGAACGAAACCAGCGGCACTACGGCGAAACTTAGCTGCAGGGACAGGATCACTTGGCTGAAGACGAGCAGGTCAGACGTTCCTTTCTCGCCGTACAGAATGGCGACCACCAGGGCCGGAACGATGGCTACCAGCCGGGTGATGAGCCGACGCAGCCAGGGCTTAATTCGCAGGTTAATGAAACCTTCCATGACGATCTGGCCCGCCAGCGTACCCGTGAGGGTCGAATTCTGACCCGATGCCAGCAGCGCGACGGCAAAGAGAATACCCGCCAGTTTGACCCCCAGGATAGGATCGAGCAGCCGGTGGGCATCGGTAATATCGGCTACCTGCTGGTTGCCCGAAAAGTGAAACGCAGCCGCCGACAGCACCAGAATTGCACCGTTGATAAAAAACGCGAGAAACAACGATACCGTTGAGTCGATCGTCGCGAATTTGATCGCTGTTTTCCGCCCGGCATCGTCCCGGTCGAAATCGCGGGTCTGCACGATACTGGAGTGCAGATAAAGGTTGTGCGGCATGACCGTAGCCCCCAGAATCCCGATGGCGATGTAAAGCATAGCCGGGTTGGTGACAATCTCTGCGCGGGGCAGCAGACCGCCTATAACGTCGGACACGGCCGGACGCGATACCAGCAACTCGTAACCAAAACAAACGACGATCAGGAAAATCAGACTGGCTACGATCCGTTCCAGCAGTTGAAAGCCTTTGTTCTGCAGAAACAGCAGCAGCAGCACATCCAGCGCTGTAATCAGAATGCCGACAGTCAGCGGCAGGCCAAATAGTAAATTGAGCGCAATAGCCGACCCGATCACTTCGGCCAGATCGGTCGCGGCAATGGCGACTTCGGCCAGCAGCCAGAGCATGATGGCCACCGGGCGGCTGAAGTGGTCGCGGCAGGCCTGCGCCAGATCACGACCGGTGGCAATGCCGAGTTTGAGGGCCAGGTGTTGGAGAAGAATGGCAAAGAGATTGGAGATCAGTACGACCGAGAGAAGCCGGTAGCCGAACTGCGCACCACCGGCAATGTCGGTAGCCCAGTTACCCGGGTCCATATAGCCAACGGCCACCATCATACCGGGGCCTGCATAGGCCATCAGTGTTCTGAAGAAACCAGCATTTTTCGGCACCCGAACCGATCCATGTACCTCGGCCAGTGAATGGGCCGGGTTATCCTGCCGCCAGCCTTTCATTGAGGTATTTGTAACATCCATTGGTTAACCCAACCATTGATTTGCGTGAAAGCCACCCGACTGGAAGCCCGGTCAGATGAATACCTAAGTAACGAGACAAAGATAAGGATTGTTGAAATAAAAATTTAGGGCACTCTAAATTTTTAGAAAGTTTAACATAAAAACTACCTTTGCCCCCAAACTGTTTCACGTACTTTTGCCGTTTCAGTCACGTAGCCGCTCCGCATGCAGTCGTTCACCGAAGAAAATTATCTGAAGACGATCTATTACCTCGCTACCCGGCAGGCGGGCGAGGTGAGCACGAACGCGCTGGCTGAGATGACGGCTACCAAGGCGGCTTCGGTGACGGATATGCTGCGTAAGCTGGCCGATAAACAGTTGATCCATTACAAAAAATACCAGGGGGTACGCCTGACGGAAGAAGGGGAGCGTCTGGCCCTGCAAGTTATCCGGCGGCACCGGCTCTGGGAGGTGTTTCTGGTCGAAAAACTGGGGTTTGGCTGGGATGCCGTTCATGAAATAGCGGAAGAGCTGGAGCACGTTCGGTCGGAGGAATTAGTTACCCGATTGGATACGTACCTGGGCTGCCCGCAGTTTGACCCCCACGGCGACCCGATTCCAACCCCGACGGGTGATATGCCGGAGACGGGCTACCGGAAACTGTCCGAAGCCCAGGCGGGCGAACGGGTCCGGCTGATGGCGGTGCTTGAACACTCGACCGAGTTTTTGCAGCACCTCGATCATTCGAATCTCCGGCTGGGTAGTTCGGTGACACTGTCGGAGGTCAACGCTTTCGACAAATCAGTGCTGGTAGCCGTGGAAAATGGCCGCATGGTGTTTGTCAGCCACGAGGTCGCCAGGAATTTGCTGGTCAGCTGAATCCGTCGGTAAGTCAGCCCGTAGCTGGCGCCGGTAGACTCACTCACCGACTGCCCAACTGTATTTACTACATACTATGAAACTACTGGATTGGTATATTTTAAAGCGCTTTCTGCAGACCTACATTTTTGTAGTGCTGGTGATTGTGCTGGTGGTGGTGATGATCGACTACACCGAGAAAGTGGACAATTTTCATAAGCACAACGCCCCCGCCGACAAGATTCTGTTCGATTACTACCTCAATTTTGTTCCGTACTGGGCCAACTACATCAGCCCGCTGATGGTGTTCATCGCGACGGTTTTTCTCACGTCCCGGCTGGCTGCCCGTACCGAAATCATTGCCATCCTGAGTAGCGGTGTCAGTTTTATCCGGCTGCTGTTTCCCTACGTACTGGGGGCTACGGTACTGGCCGTCGCTACGTATTTTCTGGTTAACTATATCATTCCACAGGCCAACAAAACCCGCATTGCCTTTGAGGTCAAATACATCAACGACGCCTATACGTACTCCGGCCGTAATGTGCACCTCACGATTGCGCCCAACACGTATGCTTACATGGAAAGCTATAATAACCTGAGCAATACGGGTTACAAGTTTACCCTGGAACGGATCGAGGGCAATCTGCTCAAGCAGAAACTCTCGGCCGACCGCATTGAGTGGGATACAAAAAAGAAGAAATGGGCGGTGTATGACTACAAGATCCGGACGATAAACGGGTTGAAAGAAACCCTGAGTCCCGGCATCCGGCTCGACACGACCCTGAATATGAAGCCCGACGATTTCAGCTCGGACTTCAACCTCTACGAAACCTTCACCCGGCCCGAGCTGAACCGCCACATCGATCTGCTCAAGAGCCGCGGGTCGGACGGGGTGGAGATGTACCTGCTCGAAAAATACAGTCGGGATACCCGCCCCTTCGCCATCATCATTCTGACGGTGATTGGCGTGATCATGTCGGCCCGCAAAAGCCGCCGGGGGGTAGGCTGGCAGGTGGCCCTGGGGTTCATGCTGGCCTTTACCTACCTGCTGTTCTTTATGCTGGCCAAAGGGATTGCCGAGTCAGGCAATCTGAATCCGGTTGTGGCAGTCTGGCTACCGAATGCTATTTTTGCAGCCGTTGGGGTGCTTTTGTACAATACCATTCCCCGATGACGTGACGCGGACAGCCCGTCCGTTGCTCAGAGCGAACATCGCGTTCGCGATACTATGCAGACAAAGCCTTCCTTATCCGATTACGTTCAACTCCATTTCATTGTGCTGATCTGGGGGTTTACGGCCATTCTGGGCAAATTACTGGAACCGCTCGACTCGTCGGCGGTGGTGCTGTTCCGTACGCTGCTGGCCGTGCTGGGCATGGGCGTTGTGCTGCTGGCCCGCCGGCAGTCAATCCGGGTTGCTCCTCAGGATCGGTGGCGGCTGCTGGCGACGGGGGGCGTTATTGCGCTCCACTGGGTTGCTTTTTTCCTGGCCGCCCGCGTCGCCAACGTATCAGTCTGCCTGGCTGGAATGGCCACCAGTTCGCTCTGGGCGAGTGTGCTGGAGCCGCTGATCCTGCGCCGGCGGGTACGTACCGTTGAAGTAATCCTGGGGGCGGTGGTTCTGGCGGGGTTGTACATGATCTTCCGGTTTGAGTTTGACAAGGGGGCCGGACTGGCGCTGGCCGTATTTTCGGCGCTGCTTTCCTCACTCTTTACCATCATCAACAGCCGGTTTACGCAACGGCTGGATGCCTACGTAATCTCGTTTTATGAGATGGCGGGGGCGTCGATAGGGGCCTTTCTACTGTGGCTGGGCATCCGCGCGGCCGACGCTGCGCAGGGCGGTACGGCGGTGCAGTACGTGCCGGAAAGTCTGAGCCAGTGGGGGTGGCTTCTGGTGCTGTCGCTGGTGTGTACCGTGTATGCCTACACCGTCGGGGTAAGGCTATTGCGTAAGTTTTCGCCGTACATGGCGATCTTAACCGTAAATTTGGAGCCGGTGTATGGTATACTGCTCGCCGTACTCATTTTCGGTAACTCCGAACGCATGACGGCGGGATTCTATCTGGGTACCGTCGTGATCCTGGTGGCCGTGCTGGCCTACCCGATGCTCAACCATCGGCTCAGTCGCCCCGTGACCACCAAGTCTGCCGAAGTCATAAACGGAAACGGCTAACCGGGCTGGGTATATCGTCAACGTACCAGGCCACGTGGCTGTCCAACACCCGATATGTGGGTGCCTGATAACTGTTCACACCGGGCCACCAGGCCGGGTGCTACACTATGAAAGAATCGTTTACCGGGCGGGTTGCCAATGCAACCGCTGTTTTTTTGTTCCTGCTGGCCTGTATTCCGCTGCTTTGCCTGTCGTTCTACAACCACCCGTCGGCCGCCGATGACTACTGTTTTGCGGATACGGCCGTTCACTACGGGTTCTGGTCGGCCCAGAACTACTACTATAATGGATGGACGGGCCGCTATTTTTCCAACATGCTCGTTCATGCCAATCCGCTCGTGTGGGGGTGGTATGATGGCTTCCGGCTTATTCCGGCGCTGGCTGTCACGGCCCTTCTGTCGGCGCTGTTCACGCTGGTCAGCGAACTGCTCCGGGGCGAGTCGCTGAAGACGCGCCTGCTAACCACCAGTGTGCTCTTCTTCCTGATTGTGCTGGCGCTGCAGAGCGTTGTCGAAGCGTTTTTCTGGACGGCGGCCATTGCTACCTATACTGTACCGACCGTACTGACCATTTACCTG is a window from the Spirosoma rigui genome containing:
- a CDS encoding WD40/YVTN/BNR-like repeat-containing protein; this translates as MDVSSKYFSLLKRPSPYWVKYAWLFMVDIYRVGKLRELCSFVLWEVNHRIRLYQLGKRYLTFTDNAYLSLAGDSTSLIHDADSSLFLVQQGLQLKPVSIDWKFCAETTDGTLWGCCFSHPETLYRSIDQSESATPIQTFPYAITSLFISRSHSLFVCSNGTIYKSDDLGVSFRIVLHLSTPVSYFLFNNGMTELPDNTLLIGEYGSIWHGRAWQNLAYLYHSTDGGDTWRTADFLKQQGVNKHIHLVKYCTRLNAIFLTDGDNKKQVWMNASLAHFNKQGSQRKAGWRLLNKYHHQTGGYTSMVETDNTVLLGSDYLGGTNFIVQTSDGRRFTKLVLPDPYRRSPVMNMIARHASAGTELWASSYSCLSTRAKSLLMCTTDAGKTWARVIEFDGTKNEVRFASSSASPSGTLYISVTKFGEGADQHSHRVYKLENRTRM
- a CDS encoding class I SAM-dependent methyltransferase translates to MSAPQPANHPAQINPDDYYFYHTIDLPGLGEMKGEWDLRAFADDYIGHVDLRDKRVLEVGAANGFLSFHMEKKGASVISYDLSPDLDWDMVPYAHKDGAAWSPMRKNHLRKLNNAYHLSHSLLNSKAQLVHGTVYAIPESVGLVDVSTFGSILLHVRDPFLALQQAARITRETIVITEILDNNRQKIINSLFSWLSTGTVRKIRHKLLGPSMIFRPITSIGHPEETWWHLTPELLEQFLSVLGFGDIKISYHKQFFAEHNATKLMYTLVANRTVPRQPA
- a CDS encoding Nramp family divalent metal transporter, which produces MDVTNTSMKGWRQDNPAHSLAEVHGSVRVPKNAGFFRTLMAYAGPGMMVAVGYMDPGNWATDIAGGAQFGYRLLSVVLISNLFAILLQHLALKLGIATGRDLAQACRDHFSRPVAIMLWLLAEVAIAATDLAEVIGSAIALNLLFGLPLTVGILITALDVLLLLFLQNKGFQLLERIVASLIFLIVVCFGYELLVSRPAVSDVIGGLLPRAEIVTNPAMLYIAIGILGATVMPHNLYLHSSIVQTRDFDRDDAGRKTAIKFATIDSTVSLFLAFFINGAILVLSAAAFHFSGNQQVADITDAHRLLDPILGVKLAGILFAVALLASGQNSTLTGTLAGQIVMEGFINLRIKPWLRRLITRLVAIVPALVVAILYGEKGTSDLLVFSQVILSLQLSFAVVPLVSFTSDKYKMGRFVNPAWVRILSWTVAVIIISLNAYLLWDTIT
- a CDS encoding metal-dependent transcriptional regulator, whose translation is MQSFTEENYLKTIYYLATRQAGEVSTNALAEMTATKAASVTDMLRKLADKQLIHYKKYQGVRLTEEGERLALQVIRRHRLWEVFLVEKLGFGWDAVHEIAEELEHVRSEELVTRLDTYLGCPQFDPHGDPIPTPTGDMPETGYRKLSEAQAGERVRLMAVLEHSTEFLQHLDHSNLRLGSSVTLSEVNAFDKSVLVAVENGRMVFVSHEVARNLLVS
- a CDS encoding LptF/LptG family permease — translated: MKLLDWYILKRFLQTYIFVVLVIVLVVVMIDYTEKVDNFHKHNAPADKILFDYYLNFVPYWANYISPLMVFIATVFLTSRLAARTEIIAILSSGVSFIRLLFPYVLGATVLAVATYFLVNYIIPQANKTRIAFEVKYINDAYTYSGRNVHLTIAPNTYAYMESYNNLSNTGYKFTLERIEGNLLKQKLSADRIEWDTKKKKWAVYDYKIRTINGLKETLSPGIRLDTTLNMKPDDFSSDFNLYETFTRPELNRHIDLLKSRGSDGVEMYLLEKYSRDTRPFAIIILTVIGVIMSARKSRRGVGWQVALGFMLAFTYLLFFMLAKGIAESGNLNPVVAVWLPNAIFAAVGVLLYNTIPR
- a CDS encoding DMT family transporter, encoding MQTKPSLSDYVQLHFIVLIWGFTAILGKLLEPLDSSAVVLFRTLLAVLGMGVVLLARRQSIRVAPQDRWRLLATGGVIALHWVAFFLAARVANVSVCLAGMATSSLWASVLEPLILRRRVRTVEVILGAVVLAGLYMIFRFEFDKGAGLALAVFSALLSSLFTIINSRFTQRLDAYVISFYEMAGASIGAFLLWLGIRAADAAQGGTAVQYVPESLSQWGWLLVLSLVCTVYAYTVGVRLLRKFSPYMAILTVNLEPVYGILLAVLIFGNSERMTAGFYLGTVVILVAVLAYPMLNHRLSRPVTTKSAEVINGNG